Proteins encoded by one window of Cannabis sativa cultivar Pink pepper isolate KNU-18-1 chromosome 4, ASM2916894v1, whole genome shotgun sequence:
- the LOC115715174 gene encoding nuclear pore complex protein NUP98A isoform X1 has product MFGSTNPFGQSSSSPFGSPSVFGQNNNAANNPFAPKPFGSTTPFGSQTGSSVFGGTSTGVFGAATQSSPFSSTTAFGASPSPAFGSSTPAFGASSTPAFGASSSSFGGSSVFGQKPAFGAFGSTPTQTSPFGSTAQPSQPAFGSSLFGSSTPFGGSSQPAFGSTSTPAFGSSTPAFGATSTPAFGATSTPAFGATSSTPAFGATSSPAFGATSTQAFGATSSPAFGATSTPAFGSTGSTFGVSSTPLFGSGGAFGASSTPAFGASSTPAFGASSTPAFGASTTPAFGASSGQSFSFASSPAFGQSTSAFGSSPFGASSSPFGAQSSTFGSQSTTPTFGSTSFGQQPAFGGQQVGSRVAPYTPTPEPDSGGSGTNATVGKLESISAMAVYKDKSHEELRWEDYQKGDKGGPLSAASQPPVMNFSTPASQPSSLTPSPFGQSSSSLFSTSTSTNMFGQKAPSAFNSTGFTTSSNTFSSSPNLFTSTSAAPSAFGTTTSSLFAPNSSPSLFSSSSSAFTPSAFGAQGQASAPQFNSGLFNSTPPGQTNTAFGQSTSSFGQNTTPAFPQTNIFNNQSSAFPNAFSSTPAPSTNTLGFGQTAPSFSSAFTMNQPSQQVGSGGFGAFPMMQPSNANTGILGNNSANLSAPQSSPILQPAPSNPFGTLPALPQMSIGNGGTSPSVQYGISSMPVLDKPAPVRISSLLTTRHLSQRRIRLPTRKYHPKTDGVKVAFFSDDEETVSTPKADALFLPRDNPRALVIRPAEQWPLKSSAEKSFARKDTSPVHENGKLSEEAYQAPNSNFENNNKDSVENGPSAPEKAKVKSLKQNGVHDEHSTHKGDSYKTLSGHRAGEAAIVYEHGADIEAQMPKLRRSDYYTEPRIQELAAKERAEPGFCCRVKDFVVGRHGFGSIKFLGETDVRRLDLESLVQFNNREVIVYMDESKKPPVGQGLNKPAEVTLLNIKCFDKKTGRQYTEGPRIEKYKEMLKRKAEDQGAEFLSYDPIKGEWKFRVSHFSVYKLMEEDEDGIYVHGTNL; this is encoded by the exons ATGTTTGGTTCTACTAACC CTTTTGGGCAGTCATCTAGTAGCCCATTTGGTTCTCCATCAGTTTTTGGGCAGAACAACAATGCCGCTAACAATCCTTTTGCTCCCAAACCTTTTGGTAGCACAACTCCCTTTGGCTCCCAAACAGGGAGTTCTGTTTTTGGAGGCACTTCAACGGGTGTTTTTGGTGCTGCTACGCAATCGTCACCCTTTTCTTCCACCACTGCCTTTGGTGCTTCACCTTCACCAGCTTTTGGAAGTTCAACACCAGCTTTTGGAGCTTCTTCTACACCTGCGTTTGGTGCTTCATCGTCGTCATTTGGTG GATCTTCTGTATTTGGTCAAAAGCCTGCTTTTGGAGCATTTGGGTCCACTCCTACTCAAACAAGTCCTTTTGGAAGCACAGCTCAACCATCACAGCCTGCATTTGGGAGCAGTTTATTTGGTTCCTCCACACCTTTTGGTGGTTCCAGTCAACCTGCGTTCGGTTCTACGAGCACCCCTGCCTTTGGCTCTAGCACACCTGCTTTTGGTGCTACGAGCACTCCTGCTTTTGGTGCTACCAGTACACCTGCTTTTGGTGCCACTAGTAGCACCCCAGCCTTTGGTGCTACTAGTTCACCAGCCTTCGGCGCTACAAGCACCCAAGCGTTTGGTGCTACAAGTTCCCCAGCATTTGGTGCGACATCTACTCCAGCTTTTGGTAGCACTGGGTCTACATTTGGCGTTTCAAGTACGCCTTTGTTTGGCTCTGGGGGTGCCTTTGGTGCTTCAAGCACTCCTGCCTTTGGTGCCTCGAGCACTCCTGCATTTGGTGCCTCAAGCACTCCAGCCTTTGGTGCTTCAACCACTCCTGCCTTTGGGGCTTCTAGTGGTCAGTCCTTCAGCTTTGCATCCTCACCTGCTTTTGGCCAATCAACTTCTGCCTTTGGCAGCAGCCCTTTTGGTGCGTCTTCTTCTCCTTTTGGTGCCCAGAGTTCAACCTTTG GATCCCAGTCAACCACACCAACATTTGGGAGCACTAGCTTTGGGCAGCAACCAGCCTTCGGTGGTCAGCAAGTGGGGAGTAGAGTTGCACCTTATACACCAACACCTGAACCAGATTCTGGCGGTAGTGGTACCAATGCAACTGTTGGGAAATTAGAGTCAATATCAGCTATGGCTGTTTACAAGGataaaagccatgaagaattgAGATGGGAAGACTATCAGAAGGGAGATAAAG gTGGACCTCTTTCTGCTGCCTCTCAGCCTCCTGTGATGAACTTTAGCACTCCTGCTTCACAACCAAGTTCTTTGACTCCTTCACCATTTGGCCAATCATCTTCAAGTCTGTTTTCTACCTCAACTTCTACCAACATGTTTGGTCAAAAAGCTCCTTCAGCCTTTAATAGTACAGGTTTTACAACCTCATCTAACACATTCAGCTCATCACCAAACCTTTTCACCTCAACTTCGGCAGCACCTTCTGCGTTTGGAACAACAACATCGTCTCTATTTGCACCCAATTCATCTCCATCTTTGTTTTCATCAAGCTCATCTGCTTTTACACCATCAGCGTTTGGTGCTCAAGGTCAAGCATCAGCTCCACAATTTAATTCTGGCCTTTTTAATTCTACTCCACCTGGTCAAACGAACACTGCTTTTGGACAGTCTACCTCCTCTTTTGGCCAGAATACAACTCCCGCTTTTCCACAGacaaatatatttaataatcaGTCCAGTGCGTTTCCTAATGCCTTCTCAAGCACACCTGCACCCTCAACAAACACTTTGGGTTTCGGGCAAACAGCT CCATCTTTCTCTTCGGCTTTTACAATGAATCAGCCATCTCAACAAGTTGGTTCAGGAGGGTTTGGTGCCTTTCCTATGATGCAGCCAT CCAATGCAAACACTGGAATCTTGGGTAATAACTCTGCAAATTT GTCTGCCCCTCAAAGCTCCCCCATTCTTCAACCGGCACCTTCTAATCCCTTCGGAACACTCCCTGCATTGCCACAAATGTCAATTGGAAATGGAGGAACCTCACCATCAGTTCAATATGGAATATCTAGCATGCCT GTACTAGACAAACCTGCTCCTGTTAGGATATCGTCGTTACTGACTACTCGACACTTATCACAAAGGCGTATCAGGCTGCCTACTCGAAAATATCATCCAAAAACTGATGGTGTAAAG GTTGCATTTTTCAGTGATGATGAAGAAACCGTCAGCACACCAAAAGCAGATGCTTTATTTCTTCCAAGAGATAACCCCAGAGCACTTGTTATTCGTCCTGCTGAGCAGTGGCCCTTAAAGTCTAGTGCTGAGAAATCATTTGCAAGAAAGGATACATCCCCAGTACACGAGAATG GGAAATTATCTGAGGAAGCTTATCAGGCACCCAACTCCAACTTTGAGAACAATAATA AAGATTCTGTGGAAAATGGTCCTTCTGCTCCGGAGAAAGCCAAAGTGAAGAGCCTGAAACAGAATGGAGTGCACGATGAGCATTCTACTCACAAGGGGGATTCTTATAAGACCCTTAGCGGGCACAGAGCTGGTGAGGCTGCTATTGTGTACGAGCACGGTGCAGATATTGAGGCTCAAATGCCAAAGCTCAGGCGCTCTGATTACTACACCGAGCCACGAATCCAAGAACTTGCTGCCAAGGAAAGGGCCGAACCAGGATTCTGCTGCCGTGTCAAGGACTTTGTTGTTGGACGACACGGTTTCGGTAGCATCAAATTTTTGGGCGAAACAGATGTGAGGCGGCTTGATCTCGAGTCCTTAGTTCAGTTTAACAATCGAGAAGTGATTGTTTATATGGACGAGAGCAAGAAACCTCCTGTGGGTCAAGGTCTTAATAAGCCTGCTGAGGTTACGCTCCTTAACATCAAGTGCTTTGACAAAAAGACCGGGCGTCAATATACTGAAGGCCCAAGGATTGAGAAATACAAAGAGATGCTGAAGAGGAAGGCGGAGGATCAAGGCGCTGAGTTTCTTTCGTACGATCCTATAAAAGGAGAGTGGAAGTTTCGGGTGAGTCACTTCAGTGTATACAAGTTGATGGAGGAAGACGAAGATGGCATTTATGTGCACGGTACCAACCTCTGA
- the LOC115715174 gene encoding nuclear pore complex protein NUP98A isoform X4, whose amino-acid sequence MFGSTNPFGQSSSSPFGSPSVFGQNNNAANNPFAPKPFGSTTPFGSQTGSSVFGGTSTGVFGAATQSSPFSSTTAFGASPSPAFGSSTPAFGASSTPAFGASSSSFGGSSVFGQKPAFGAFGSTPTQTSPFGSTAQPSQPAFGSSLFGSSTPFGGSSQPAFGSTSTPAFGSSTPAFGATSTPAFGATSTPAFGATSSTPAFGATSSPAFGATSTQAFGATSSPAFGATSTPAFGSTGSTFGVSSTPLFGSGGAFGASSTPAFGASSTPAFGASSTPAFGASTTPAFGASSGQSFSFASSPAFGQSTSAFGSSPFGASSSPFGAQSSTFGSQSTTPTFGSTSFGQQPAFGGQQVGSRVAPYTPTPEPDSGGSGTNATVGKLESISAMAVYKDKSHEELRWEDYQKGDKGGPLSAASQPPVMNFSTPASQPSSLTPSPFGQSSSSLFSTSTSTNMFGQKAPSAFNSTGFTTSSNTFSSSPNLFTSTSAAPSAFGTTTSSLFAPNSSPSLFSSSSSAFTPSAFGAQGQASAPQFNSGLFNSTPPGQTNTAFGQSTSSFGQNTTPAFPQTNIFNNQSSAFPNAFSSTPAPSTNTLGFGQTAPSFSSAFTMNQPSQQVGSGGFGAFPMMQPSNANTGILGNNSANLSAPQSSPILQPAPSNPFGTLPALPQMSIGNGGTSPSVQYGISSMPVLDKPAPVRISSLLTTRHLSQRRIRLPTRKYHPKTDGVKVAFFSDDEETVSTPKADALFLPRDNPRALVIRPAEQWPLKSSAEKSFARKDTSPVHENEDSVENGPSAPEKAKVKSLKQNGVHDEHSTHKGDSYKTLSGHRAGEAAIVYEHGADIEAQMPKLRRSDYYTEPRIQELAAKERAEPGFCCRVKDFVVGRHGFGSIKFLGETDVRRLDLESLVQFNNREVIVYMDESKKPPVGQGLNKPAEVTLLNIKCFDKKTGRQYTEGPRIEKYKEMLKRKAEDQGAEFLSYDPIKGEWKFRVSHFSVYKLMEEDEDGIYVHGTNL is encoded by the exons ATGTTTGGTTCTACTAACC CTTTTGGGCAGTCATCTAGTAGCCCATTTGGTTCTCCATCAGTTTTTGGGCAGAACAACAATGCCGCTAACAATCCTTTTGCTCCCAAACCTTTTGGTAGCACAACTCCCTTTGGCTCCCAAACAGGGAGTTCTGTTTTTGGAGGCACTTCAACGGGTGTTTTTGGTGCTGCTACGCAATCGTCACCCTTTTCTTCCACCACTGCCTTTGGTGCTTCACCTTCACCAGCTTTTGGAAGTTCAACACCAGCTTTTGGAGCTTCTTCTACACCTGCGTTTGGTGCTTCATCGTCGTCATTTGGTG GATCTTCTGTATTTGGTCAAAAGCCTGCTTTTGGAGCATTTGGGTCCACTCCTACTCAAACAAGTCCTTTTGGAAGCACAGCTCAACCATCACAGCCTGCATTTGGGAGCAGTTTATTTGGTTCCTCCACACCTTTTGGTGGTTCCAGTCAACCTGCGTTCGGTTCTACGAGCACCCCTGCCTTTGGCTCTAGCACACCTGCTTTTGGTGCTACGAGCACTCCTGCTTTTGGTGCTACCAGTACACCTGCTTTTGGTGCCACTAGTAGCACCCCAGCCTTTGGTGCTACTAGTTCACCAGCCTTCGGCGCTACAAGCACCCAAGCGTTTGGTGCTACAAGTTCCCCAGCATTTGGTGCGACATCTACTCCAGCTTTTGGTAGCACTGGGTCTACATTTGGCGTTTCAAGTACGCCTTTGTTTGGCTCTGGGGGTGCCTTTGGTGCTTCAAGCACTCCTGCCTTTGGTGCCTCGAGCACTCCTGCATTTGGTGCCTCAAGCACTCCAGCCTTTGGTGCTTCAACCACTCCTGCCTTTGGGGCTTCTAGTGGTCAGTCCTTCAGCTTTGCATCCTCACCTGCTTTTGGCCAATCAACTTCTGCCTTTGGCAGCAGCCCTTTTGGTGCGTCTTCTTCTCCTTTTGGTGCCCAGAGTTCAACCTTTG GATCCCAGTCAACCACACCAACATTTGGGAGCACTAGCTTTGGGCAGCAACCAGCCTTCGGTGGTCAGCAAGTGGGGAGTAGAGTTGCACCTTATACACCAACACCTGAACCAGATTCTGGCGGTAGTGGTACCAATGCAACTGTTGGGAAATTAGAGTCAATATCAGCTATGGCTGTTTACAAGGataaaagccatgaagaattgAGATGGGAAGACTATCAGAAGGGAGATAAAG gTGGACCTCTTTCTGCTGCCTCTCAGCCTCCTGTGATGAACTTTAGCACTCCTGCTTCACAACCAAGTTCTTTGACTCCTTCACCATTTGGCCAATCATCTTCAAGTCTGTTTTCTACCTCAACTTCTACCAACATGTTTGGTCAAAAAGCTCCTTCAGCCTTTAATAGTACAGGTTTTACAACCTCATCTAACACATTCAGCTCATCACCAAACCTTTTCACCTCAACTTCGGCAGCACCTTCTGCGTTTGGAACAACAACATCGTCTCTATTTGCACCCAATTCATCTCCATCTTTGTTTTCATCAAGCTCATCTGCTTTTACACCATCAGCGTTTGGTGCTCAAGGTCAAGCATCAGCTCCACAATTTAATTCTGGCCTTTTTAATTCTACTCCACCTGGTCAAACGAACACTGCTTTTGGACAGTCTACCTCCTCTTTTGGCCAGAATACAACTCCCGCTTTTCCACAGacaaatatatttaataatcaGTCCAGTGCGTTTCCTAATGCCTTCTCAAGCACACCTGCACCCTCAACAAACACTTTGGGTTTCGGGCAAACAGCT CCATCTTTCTCTTCGGCTTTTACAATGAATCAGCCATCTCAACAAGTTGGTTCAGGAGGGTTTGGTGCCTTTCCTATGATGCAGCCAT CCAATGCAAACACTGGAATCTTGGGTAATAACTCTGCAAATTT GTCTGCCCCTCAAAGCTCCCCCATTCTTCAACCGGCACCTTCTAATCCCTTCGGAACACTCCCTGCATTGCCACAAATGTCAATTGGAAATGGAGGAACCTCACCATCAGTTCAATATGGAATATCTAGCATGCCT GTACTAGACAAACCTGCTCCTGTTAGGATATCGTCGTTACTGACTACTCGACACTTATCACAAAGGCGTATCAGGCTGCCTACTCGAAAATATCATCCAAAAACTGATGGTGTAAAG GTTGCATTTTTCAGTGATGATGAAGAAACCGTCAGCACACCAAAAGCAGATGCTTTATTTCTTCCAAGAGATAACCCCAGAGCACTTGTTATTCGTCCTGCTGAGCAGTGGCCCTTAAAGTCTAGTGCTGAGAAATCATTTGCAAGAAAGGATACATCCCCAGTACACGAGAATG AAGATTCTGTGGAAAATGGTCCTTCTGCTCCGGAGAAAGCCAAAGTGAAGAGCCTGAAACAGAATGGAGTGCACGATGAGCATTCTACTCACAAGGGGGATTCTTATAAGACCCTTAGCGGGCACAGAGCTGGTGAGGCTGCTATTGTGTACGAGCACGGTGCAGATATTGAGGCTCAAATGCCAAAGCTCAGGCGCTCTGATTACTACACCGAGCCACGAATCCAAGAACTTGCTGCCAAGGAAAGGGCCGAACCAGGATTCTGCTGCCGTGTCAAGGACTTTGTTGTTGGACGACACGGTTTCGGTAGCATCAAATTTTTGGGCGAAACAGATGTGAGGCGGCTTGATCTCGAGTCCTTAGTTCAGTTTAACAATCGAGAAGTGATTGTTTATATGGACGAGAGCAAGAAACCTCCTGTGGGTCAAGGTCTTAATAAGCCTGCTGAGGTTACGCTCCTTAACATCAAGTGCTTTGACAAAAAGACCGGGCGTCAATATACTGAAGGCCCAAGGATTGAGAAATACAAAGAGATGCTGAAGAGGAAGGCGGAGGATCAAGGCGCTGAGTTTCTTTCGTACGATCCTATAAAAGGAGAGTGGAAGTTTCGGGTGAGTCACTTCAGTGTATACAAGTTGATGGAGGAAGACGAAGATGGCATTTATGTGCACGGTACCAACCTCTGA